In Deltaproteobacteria bacterium, a single window of DNA contains:
- a CDS encoding type II toxin-antitoxin system ParD family antitoxin gives MATIPKTISVTRKNEAWINARIESGDFGNASEYIRDLIRRDQERQSKIEAIRMALQEGEESGLGVRTSEEM, from the coding sequence ATGGCGACTATACCGAAAACCATTAGCGTTACGAGGAAGAACGAGGCGTGGATCAATGCCCGTATCGAGTCAGGCGATTTCGGCAATGCTAGCGAATACATTCGCGACCTAATTCGACGGGACCAGGAGCGTCAGTCTAAGATTGAAGCGATCCGCATGGCTCTACAAGAGGGAGAAGAAAGTGGTCTTGGCGTTCGCACTTCGGAGGAGATGAT